The proteins below come from a single Benincasa hispida cultivar B227 chromosome 4, ASM972705v1, whole genome shotgun sequence genomic window:
- the LOC120075879 gene encoding F-box/kelch-repeat protein At5g42350-like → MLFDTQADLEYLHQDFEVLSMSKRLMRSMSQKLRRKNNKGVAEEEDISRGISLRCLTLYGRGGGCKVGADTGEEIGDPGSRRRSSASEEGKGYKTLFGTEENGVDCFSYGVKERFRKKQSPKHSEPRDSTRNNDVHIFLPDDILEMCLMRLPITSLMNARLVCKKWRYLTSTRRFLQMRRECLYQTPWIFLFGAVKEGYCSGEIHALDVSLKQWHRIDADILKGRFMFSIASIQDDIYIVGGCSSLTNFGKVDKSSFRTHKGVLVFSPLTKSWRKVASMKYARSMPILGTSEVNSEFSVVQSHHNRQERRYLRSRAGGSLDVYEDPHRLSLRRQVRNPVEDNDVSMLSNRKSYKFIRQKSDQSRGKGHRRFVIIAIGGLGSWDEPINSGEIYDSSSNKWTEIQRLPVDFGIICSGVVCNGIFYVYSETDRLAGYDIERGFWIGIQTSPFPPRVHEYYPKLVSSNGRLFMLSVSWCEGDGQIGQRNKAVRKLWELDLTYLAWTEVSVHPDAPMDWNAAFVADRNLIFGIEMFKIFGQVLDFLTVCDISNAVSDWNHISRTRVTHEMDASSCLTKSMAVLHL, encoded by the coding sequence ATGTTATTCGATACACAAGCTGACTTGGAATACCTTCATCAAGATTTTGAGGTTTTGAGCATGTCAAAACGGCTCATGAGAAGCATGAGCCAGAAATTGAGGAGGAAAAATAACAAAGGTGTTGCTGAGGAAGAGGATATTTCAAGGGGAATATCTTTGAGATGTCTTACATTATATGGTAGAGGTGGAGGTTGTAAAGTTGGTGCTGACACTGGTGAGGAAATTGGTGATCCAGGTAGTAGAAGAAGATCCAGTGCCAGTGAGGAAGGTAAGGGATACAAAACATTATTTGGTACTGAAGAAAATGGTGTGGATTGCTTCTCATATGGTGTAAAGGAAAGATTTCGTAAGAAACAAAGCCCAAAGCATTCTGAACCTCGGGACTCTACAAGGAACAATGACGTTCATATTTTTCTTCCTGATGACATTCTGGAAATGTGCTTGATGAGGCTTCCCATTACGAGTCTTATGAATGCTCGCCTTGTATGCAAAAAGTGGAGATATTTGACTAGCACTCGTCGGTTTTTACAAATGAGACGGGAATGTCTATATCAGACTCCATGGATATTTTTATTTGGTGCAGTTAAAGAGGGCTATTGCTCTGGCGAGATACATGCACTGGATGTATCTCTAAAGCAATGGCATAGAATAGATGCTGATATTCTCAAGGGAAGATTTATGTTCTCTATAGCCAGTATCCAGGATGATATATATATCGTTGGTGGATGTTCTAGCTTGACCAActttgggaaagtagataagaGCTCCTTCAGAACACATAAAGGGGTCTTAGTGTTTAGTCCTTTAACTAAATCTTGGCGCAAAGTTGCGTCAATGAAGTATGCCAGATCAATGCCTATATTAGGAACTTCTGAGGTCAACTCAGAGTTTTCAGTAGTTCAGAGCCATCATAATCGGCAAGAGAGACGTTATTTGAGATCACGTGCTGGTGGTTCATTGGATGTTTATGAGGATCCTCACAGGCTCTCGCTAAGACGTCAAGTCAGAAATCCTGTGGAAGACAATGATGTTTCAATGTTGTCTAATAGGAAGTCATATAAGTTTATTCGACAAAAGAGTGATCAGTCCCGTGGAAAAGGACATCGTAGGTTTGTGATTATTGCTATAGGGGGTCTAGGATCTTGGGATGAGCCGATAAATTCAGGAGAGATTTATGATTCCTCATCAAATAAATGGACAGAAATTCAGAGGCTCCCTGTGGATTTCGGTATTATATGTTCTGGGGTTGTCTGCAATGGGATCTTCTATGTTTATTCTGAAACAGACAGACTTGCAGGTTATGACATCGAAAGAGGCTTTTGGATTGGAATACAAACATCTCCATTCCCACCTCGTGTTCATGAGTACTACCCCAAACTCGTATCCTCTAATGGTCGGCTGTTCATGCTTTCCGTCTCATGGTGTGAAGGGGATGGACAAATAGGGCAGAGAAACAAGGCTGTGAGGAAACTGTGGGAGTTAGATCTCACGTACCTTGCCTGGACGGAGGTGTCAGTGCATCCTGATGCTCCAATGGACTGGAATGCTGCATTTGTTGCTGATAGAAACCTTATATTTggaattgaaatgttcaaaatcttCGGCCAGGTACTGGACTTTTTGACAGTGTGCGACATCTCCAATGCAGTGTCAGACTGGAATCACATTTCAAGAACTCGTGTAACTCACGAAATGGATGCTTCTTCCtgcttgaccaaatcaatggcAGTCCTCCATCTCTAA